TTAGATAGTTGTGAGGGTCGTTTCCCTTCGATATACTTACTATCTCTCGAATCATTAACTGAGGTGTTGATCTACTTCTGCTTAATCTGTGAGGTTGGTCACAAGTGATATTTCAAGTATTGACGCTCCTTAAACAGCAATAATGATCACTGCTAGAAAGTAGAAAGTTTAGAGAGGAATCACATGTCAGAAGAAGAACTAAATCAAGAGCTATCAACTGATGAGCTAAAAGATGTTGCTGGAGGATTAACAGAAGCTGCAGCTCAATCTAAGACTCGTTTCCTAAATAAGTATGAACCGAACGCCAGCAGATCCTTGAAAATGATTGCAAGGGAACAAGTCTGAGAGTTATTGAGAAAGTGTAAATGTAACAACTTTTTTTAGACGCTGTCTAGCCAGACTTTGCGATCCGAAATAACCCATGAATCTCGGTCCAAGAAGAACCCAAATGATTCACTCTTATTCTTTAAATTCATTCATCAACAATTGCCAGCCAAGTGTGGAGGCGTTGGGGCTAAAGCTTGCTCGTTGTTCACACATAAATCCATGATCAGCATCTTCAATTTCTACATAACTCAATCTGACTTCAGAAGAATCTGCTTCTCTTAAAGCCTGTTGGATAGATATTCGATCAGCTTCAGGTATTAATGAATCACCAGTTCCACAAATACAAGTTAATTTTCCTGAGGTTTGACTCAATAATTCCAAGCTAGGAGGTCCTCCTCCTGGTCTAGTGGTTGCAACACCAGCACCATAGAAATCAAAAGTTATATCGACTTCTGGAAGTGTTGATGTAATAAGTGCTGCATGACCACCAAAACAAAAACCAACAACAATTATTTTTGACTGGCTGTACTGCTGTTTTAACCAATTCAATGCAGCAGTCGTATCATCGAGAATTTGCCTGGTCGTCGTTTGTTCTTTATGCCGACGCCCTTCTACTAAATCATCATCGGTATATCCAAGTTCTAACTCTGGAGCTGTTCTAGCAAATAATGGCATTGCTAAAGCAGGAATACCTTGTTCTGCAAGTCGATCAACGACGCTTCTTAACCAACTATTAACACCAAAGACTTCTGGTAGAACAAGAACAACATGCTTACTTTCTTTCTGAGGATTATTCCACCAGCAACGTAACTGCACTGGACCTTTTTCTATATGTACCCAACGTCCCTCCATATCTCAAGCAAAAACAAATTTGATTCCTAATATAATTTAATTCAAGATTGCTTTCTCAATATCTTTGACTACACGAATGCCGCTTAAATATGCTCCGTGAGTAGTCGCAGAATAATCAAAATTTGTATGTTCTCCACAAAAGAATAATTTCCCATCGACTGGTGTAGATAAAACTTTGTAATCTCGAGGAGTTGATCCTGGGGATGGATAAGAATATGCACCAAGAATGTTTTCTTCT
This is a stretch of genomic DNA from Prochlorococcus marinus str. MIT 0912. It encodes these proteins:
- a CDS encoding dienelactone hydrolase family protein, translating into MEGRWVHIEKGPVQLRCWWNNPQKESKHVVLVLPEVFGVNSWLRSVVDRLAEQGIPALAMPLFARTAPELELGYTDDDLVEGRRHKEQTTTRQILDDTTAALNWLKQQYSQSKIIVVGFCFGGHAALITSTLPEVDITFDFYGAGVATTRPGGGPPSLELLSQTSGKLTCICGTGDSLIPEADRISIQQALREADSSEVRLSYVEIEDADHGFMCEQRASFSPNASTLGWQLLMNEFKE